The following is a genomic window from Micromonospora cathayae.
AGGCGTAGTGGACGAACTCGTTGTCGACGGAGACGCCGAGCACCTGGGCGTCGCGGTCGGCGAACTCGCCGTTGAGCCGGCCGAACTCGGCGATCTCGGTGGGACAGATGAAGGTGAAGTCCTTGGGCCAGAAGAAGACCACCCGCCACTTGCCCTGGTACGACTTGTGGTGGATCGTCTCGAACGCCTTGTCGGCCTCCAGGGAGACGCAGGCGGTGAGTTCGTAGTCCGGGAACTTGTCACCGACAGTGAGCACAGGTCCTCCTTGACGAGCGGCACGGGGCCGGTAACTGGATTGGTTCCAGATGCTTCCCTAGGGCTGTGACGCGCAGGTGGCGGCCGGGTCACTTGTGAAGTCGATCACGAACGGAGCGTTACGCCCGTGGTTGCCGGTCCGGCTTGCTATGGCGACCCTCCGCGACCGAGCCTCCCACCATGTGGACTCTTCCTCCCAGATTCCCCGCCGGGGTGGCAGAGTACGGCTCGTGACCAGCACCGCCCTGATTATTGGCACCTAGCGCGCCGGCATCCCTCCGCCGAGCGCGCAGACCTCCCGCATCCCGCGGGGGGTCTTTTTGTTGGTTCCAGAAAGGTCTCCCCATGACGTACCAGGTCTACGACACCACGTTGCGCGACGGTGCCCAGCGCGAGGGAATCAGCTACTCCGTGGTCGACAAGCTCGCCGTGGCCCGCCTGCTGGACGAGTTCGGCGTCGGCTTCATCGAGGGCGGCTGGCCGGGCGCGGTGCCCAAGGACACCGAGTTCTTCCGCCGAGCCCGCACCGAACTCGACCTGCGGCACGCGCTGCTGGTCGCGTTCGGCGCCACCCGCAAGGCCGGCCGCACGGCCGCCGACGACCCCCAGGTCCGGGCCCTGCTGGACGCCGAGACCCCGGCCGTCGCCCTGGTCGCCAAGGCCGACCTGCGGCACGTCGAGCGGGCCCTGCGCACCACTCCGGCGGAGAACCTCGCCATGATCGACGACACGGTGCGCCACCTGGTCGCCGAGGGCCGCCGGGTCTTCGTCGACGGCGAGCACTTCTTCGACGGCTACCGCGCCGACCCGGCGTACGGCGCGGCCGTGGTGGAGACCGCCCTCGGCGCGGGCGCCGAGGTGATGGTGCTCTGCGACACCAACGGCGGCATGCTGCCGTCCCAGGTGACCACGGTCATCGCGGACCTGACCGCCCGGCTCGGCGTCGGCCCGGAACGGCTCGGCATCCACTGCCAGAACGACACCGCCTGCGCGGTCGCCAACACCGTCGCCGCCGTCGAGGCCGGCGTCCGGCACTTCCAGGGCACCGCCAACGGATACGGCGAACGCCCCGGCAACGCCGACATCTTCGCCGTGGTCGCCAACCTGCAACTCAAGCTCGGGCTGCCGGTCCTACCGGAGGGCTGCCTGGAACAGATGGTGCGCGTCTCGCACGCCATCGCGGAGATCGCCAACATCGCCCCCGACACCCACCAGGCCTACGTCGGGGCCGCCGCCTTCGCCCACAAGGCGGGGCTGCACGCGAGCGCGATCAAGGTGGATCCGCTGCTCTACAACCACATCGATCCCGGTGTGGTGGGCAACGGCATGCGGATCCTGGTGACGGAGATGGCCGGTCGGGCCAGCATCGAGCTCAAGAGCCGTGAACTCGGCCTGGACCTGACCGGCCAACCCGAGACCCTCTCCCGGATCACCGACCGGGTCAAGGAACTCGAGGCGGGCGGCTGGTCCTTCGAGGCCGCCGACGCGTCCTTCGAACTGCTGGTCCGCTCCGAGCTGCCCGACCGCGTCCCGGTCCGGCCGTTCACCCTGGAGTCGTACCGGGTGATCGTCGAGCACCGCGAGGACGGCGCGGTGGTCTCCGAGGCGACCGTGAAGATCCGGGTACGCGGCGAGCGGGTGCTCGCCACCGCCGAGGGGAACGGCCCGGTCAACGCCCTGGACGAGGCGCTGCGGGTGGCGCTCACCCGGCACTACCCGGAGCTGCGTGACTTCGAGCTGGCCGACTACAAGGTGCGGATCCTGGAGGGCAGCCACGGCACCGGCGCGGTGACCCGCGTCCTGGTGGAGACCGCCGGGGCCGGTCGGGACTGGACCACCGTCGGGGTGCACCCCAACGTGGTCGAGGCGAGCTGGCACGCCCTGGTCGACGCGCTCACCTACGGCCTGGACCGCGCCCACGTCTGAGCCGGGCCGGCGCGGGGAAGGGGGGCCGGGCCGCCCCGCCCCTTCAGGCGCGGGGGAGGCGCAGTTCGGCGAGGACCGGCCGGTGGTCGCTGCCGGGCAGCCCGGACACCCGCACCGCGCGGACCGCGATCCGCCGGTCGACCAGGACGTGGTCGATGGTGACCGGCGGGATCGGGTCGCCGTCGTACGGCCCCCAGGTGCCGGCCAGCCCGGCTCCGACCGCGTCCGCCGCGTCGACGTACCCGGTGGCGATCAGGTCGCGCAGCAGCGCGTGGTCCAGGGTGGCGTTGAAGTCCCCGGCGAGGATGCTCAACGGTCCGTCCGGGGTGGCCGGGGGCTGGGCCGTGAGATCGGTCCGCCAGTCGGGAACCACCGACGGCGCGTGCGGGGCCGCCGGGTGTGCCGACTCGACGCGCACCGGCGGCGCGCCGGGCACGGCCAGGGTCCCGTACGCCTGGCTGAACCCGAAGCCGGCGTTGCGGCGGGTCCCGACGTCGGCCAGCGGGAAGCGGGCGTAGAGGCCGGAGCCGGTGGTGCCGACCTCCGCGTTGAGTTGCCGGTGGGGCAGCAGGTCGGCCAGGCCGAGCCGGTCCAGGTCGGCCTGGGCGTCCGGGGTGAACTCCTGCACCGCCAGCACGTCGACCCGTTCGTCGCGGACCAGCCGGACCAGGGTCGCGGCGTCGCCCGCGCCGGCCAGCAGGTTGGCGGTGAGCAGCCGCAGCGTCGGCCCGTCGGTCGCCGGCTGGGTGGCCGGCAGCGCCCGGGGCGCGACCACCGCGACCAGGGCCACCGCGGTCAGCGCCGCGACCGCCGCCGGCCACCACCGGCGCAGGGCGAGCGCCAGCACCAGGGGGAGCAGGGTCCAGGCCGCCACGTACGGCGTGAAGGCCACCGCCTGCACCAGCGCGCCGCGTTCCAGCCCGGGTAGCC
Proteins encoded in this region:
- the cimA gene encoding citramalate synthase, whose amino-acid sequence is MTYQVYDTTLRDGAQREGISYSVVDKLAVARLLDEFGVGFIEGGWPGAVPKDTEFFRRARTELDLRHALLVAFGATRKAGRTAADDPQVRALLDAETPAVALVAKADLRHVERALRTTPAENLAMIDDTVRHLVAEGRRVFVDGEHFFDGYRADPAYGAAVVETALGAGAEVMVLCDTNGGMLPSQVTTVIADLTARLGVGPERLGIHCQNDTACAVANTVAAVEAGVRHFQGTANGYGERPGNADIFAVVANLQLKLGLPVLPEGCLEQMVRVSHAIAEIANIAPDTHQAYVGAAAFAHKAGLHASAIKVDPLLYNHIDPGVVGNGMRILVTEMAGRASIELKSRELGLDLTGQPETLSRITDRVKELEAGGWSFEAADASFELLVRSELPDRVPVRPFTLESYRVIVEHREDGAVVSEATVKIRVRGERVLATAEGNGPVNALDEALRVALTRHYPELRDFELADYKVRILEGSHGTGAVTRVLVETAGAGRDWTTVGVHPNVVEASWHALVDALTYGLDRAHV
- a CDS encoding endonuclease/exonuclease/phosphatase family protein; this encodes MLCWIAVAPGLAWAAVRLPGLERGALVQAVAFTPYVAAWTLLPLVLALALRRWWPAAVAALTAVALVAVVAPRALPATQPATDGPTLRLLTANLLAGAGDAATLVRLVRDERVDVLAVQEFTPDAQADLDRLGLADLLPHRQLNAEVGTTGSGLYARFPLADVGTRRNAGFGFSQAYGTLAVPGAPPVRVESAHPAAPHAPSVVPDWRTDLTAQPPATPDGPLSILAGDFNATLDHALLRDLIATGYVDAADAVGAGLAGTWGPYDGDPIPPVTIDHVLVDRRIAVRAVRVSGLPGSDHRPVLAELRLPRA